In the genome of Stegostoma tigrinum isolate sSteTig4 chromosome 48, sSteTig4.hap1, whole genome shotgun sequence, one region contains:
- the LOC132207469 gene encoding probable G-protein coupled receptor 139, with product MAVTDLLVIIVAVILSRLLAIHFPNSFLNTTPGCRQIILLIHVSLNCSVWLTVAFTFDRFLTICYQGQNTKYCTEKVASVVIGTVCVLCCSINVPFYFVYGPLFILDSVGWSCDIRAIFYTSVAWRLFDTFDRIQTPCLPFLLILLFNVRTVRHIIVANRARRRLQFNRNKSNKCDTEMESRRKSIVLLFAISGSFLLLWLTYIVHFLLTQISGDSYLTGTNPNDPKYILQESGHMLQLLSSCTHTCIYAVTQTKFRGQFQDAFKYFSKLIMKCHK from the coding sequence ATGGCGGTGACGGATCTCCTTGTTATTATCGTCGCAGTGATTTTAAGTCGGCTTCTGGCAATACATTTTCCAAATAGTTTCCTGAACACCACACCGGGATGTCGTCAAATAATTCTCCTTATCCACGTTTCACTAAACTGCTCTGTCTGGTTGACCGTCGCCTTCACCTTCGATCGGTTCCTAACTATCTGTTACCAGGGGCAGAACACGAAATACTGCACAGAAAAAGTAGCATCTGTAGTTATTGGAACAGTATGTGTGCTATGCTGTTCGATAAACGTTCCATTTTACTTCGTGTATGGGCCCTTGTTTATCCTTGATAGCGTAGGCTGGTCCTGCGACATAAGAGCGATATTTTACACATCGGTTGCGTGGAGATTGTTTGACACATTTGACCGCATTCAAACCCCGTGTCTCCCGTTCCTCCTTATTTTACTGTTTAATGTAAGGACTGTCAGACACATTATAGTTGCAAatagagcccgcaggagactccaatTCAACAGGAATAAAAGTAATAAATGTGACACAGAAATGGAGAGCAGGAGAAAGTCCATCGTTTTACTCTTTGCCATCTCAGGTAGTTTCCTCCTGTTGTGGCTGACGTACATTGTCCATTTTCTACTGACGCAAATTTCTGGTGACAGCTATTTGACAGGTACCAATCCCAATGACCCCAAATATATTCTGCAAGAAAGCGGGCACATGCTGCAACTCTTAAGTTCATGCACGCATACATGTATTTATGCAGTGACACAGACAAAATTCAGAGGTCAGTTCCAAGatgcttttaaatatttctccaagTTGATTATGAAATGTCATAAATAG